In Solanum lycopersicum chromosome 3, SLM_r2.1, the genomic stretch GACAAGCTTTTTCATTTGCTGGTCCAGATAACGTTGTCATCATGGGGGCACACTTTTCCAAGATTGAAGTTGCAGTACAAGCCCTCATTTTAGCGCCAGGTCACACAATATGATTTATGTTGCCCTACATGTTGTAGTGGTGTTTTCTGCATTGCCAGCTACTTCAGGGATAGTTAGTTGAAAGGATCTCTTTTCTTCACTGTGCGGATGTGTTAAAGAACTTCATTCTCAATTTGTTAActcaagagactgattactctTAAGCTTTTGCTAAAGGACTTCATGGATAGTTACTTAAAAGGTGGATCACAGTCAGTCTGTTTGCCATGTAGCCTTTCATGCCCAGGATATGCCTTCTTCTACTTCGACTTCAAACAGACAGATTTGAGTTTTTTTACAAGTCATTACAAGAGTGAGCTGACTGTGACAAAATCACTTTGTAATTATTACTTCTCCATATAACTTGATACCAGTTATAGAACGCTCACAATTAGGTCAAAAAGCAACTTCTACTTGCCTCTAGTTTTGATCTGCTAGTGTCTGATAAGATTCCTCAGAGTGTTTTATCCATGAGATTCTATATCTCTTAATTTTAATAGGTTCATTCTGTTTAGTTCTTTACCAGATGCATCCTTCCATTTTTATCACTCTTGGAGCTTGAACAGTGGCTACTAGCATTACTCTCCAGGTGGTGGAGGAGGGGCCTATGGGTATCTACTGTCTATTAATCTCAACTTCACCTAGTACATACGGCCTGGCAGCTTAACTCATTCCTTCTTCCTATGGCCAGTGTGTAGCCGCCAGGGCTTAACTCTAGTATGCGTAACAGGAGGTATATTGATTGGGTGAGTCATATGAAGAGATTGCAGTACTATTTAAATGTCGCAgaatttcagatttttgtttTGACTTAGCACTTATCAccatgatatatttttaagtaaCCTGAATTTTCTATATCAAAGAGTTCAAAGGTGATTTCATCTTTCTCACCCTGTAATCAGTACTTCCCATGACTATGTTAAGGATAGAGGTGTCCAGTCATCTTCAAATCCTGGATCCACCTTTACTTGGACCCGTAATGTGCTTGCCGTTTGACTTTGGCTATTTTTGAAGATACTTCATCTAGTTTCTCACTTATAACTAATGGAATTTACTCACTGCAATTCAACCAATTTGAAATCCCCCTAACTTTATGAATAAGTAACGGAGTGCTTATTATCCTACTACTCTTCTGGGGATTTGTATTGCAGGTTGGAATAATTTATCCTTGTTTATTCCCTTCTTCATTCAGTCACAAAATCATAGTGCGTTTTCTGATACTTTAGTGGGTGGGTTGTTGCCATTCATAACTTTTGGCAGTATATATATACTGTATTGTTTGCTTCACTCTAACTACCTAATAACTAACTTCCCACTTGTTCCTCCCTCCCATAATGTCTTCTAATAAAGACTGTCATTGAAGTTTCCACTGTAGAATATTTACTATAAAAACTTGTAGTTAGTGCCTTAGTGGAGTGCAGCAAAGAATCAGTTTATTTGGTAAAGTAAGAATATATATAGTAGTAAACAAGAGAAGAAAAAGGCTGCTTTGCTGACAAACAGTCCACTGTACCATGGCTGCCACCAAAACATATTCTCTTGCTTTTTGTACTCCATGatactaatataaaaaatatattgtttagtaatactatgttaacaacttttatgtaaataaaacTAGAGTGGCTCCAAGTTCTTGATTGGCGCTTTTCCTAACAGACCGATAGACCTGAACTTTTTTCTTCTGGACTCTGAAATTAATCTATCTTCAAGTTCTAGACAGCAATGTCATCCTTTATGATTGTCTTTTTGATCCTATCTATGCTACTAAACCCAGGGGTTGGTGTCAACTTCACTGATGTTTTCGAGTCCAGCTGGGCACCGGACCATATTGCTGTTGTAGGAGACGAAGTTACTCTCTCCCTTGACAGCGCTTCTGGTAAGACTTCATTAATTCACTTCATATCTTATATTTATGCCTATTCAAGGCAATATAATTACATAGCCATTTGATTAATTATGTTCATATTCACAAAGGCTGCGGATTTGAGTCGAGGTTCAAATATTTGTTCGGGAAAGCCAGTGCACAGATCAAACTAGTTGAAGGAGATTCAGCCGGAACAGTTATTGCATTTTATGTACGTGACAAAAACCACGTCAAATAAATATCAAGATCTAACATATTGTTTCTTCAAACTATAATAACTTATGGCCTAATGCTActaattgctggaaatatgTGGTTTGTAGATGTCATCAGAAGGAGCTAATCACGACGAACTGGACTTTGAATTTCTTGGGAATGTTTCAGGGGAACCATACCTAGTACAAACAAATATCTACGTGAATGGCAGCGGAGATCGAGAGCAGAGGCACGGTCTGTGGTTCGATCCAACAACGGACTTCCACACTTACTCTTTCTTTTGGAATCATCATTCTATCATGTAAGTAATTCTACTTGAACCATATCTCTAAATATGTTCTTTCCGTGAAACATGTAGAGGTGCAACTCCGTAGGACCGAGGGTGTtactattttagaattttatattATCAGTGTATATGAGTCAAATCTACGGTAACAATGACTAGTTTTAGTCGACCCCTGAATCTTTCACAGCTTTTCAGTTGATGATATTCCAATTAGAGTGTTCAAAAACAAGGAGAAAAAAGGTGTTCCATATCCGAAAAATCAAGGCATGGGAATCTATGGATCGTTGTGGAATGCAGATGACTGGGCTACACAAGGAGGGAGAGTGAAGACAAACTGGAGCCACTCTCCATTTGTTACGACATTTCGATCGTTCGAGATCGATGCTTGTGATTTGTGTGGTGAGGACACAATTGCTGCAGGTGCAAAATGTGGCAAGTTAGCTAAATTTTTGTGGGATAAACCATCCAAGAATGGGCTAGAAAAGAGCAAAAAACGCCAATTCAAAATGGTTCAAAACAAGTACTTGGTGTATGATTATTGTAAGGATACTGCAAGATTCAATCAAATGCCTAAAGAGTGCTTGTACTAGAGACACCTCGCAATATTGTAGTTTCTAAAAATGTGTATCCAAATTGCTGATCAAAATTTTCTTGTTTGGCTTGTTATTTGACACTCTTTTAACATTTAAGACAGTTCTATggtcaaaaaataaattcaactgTGCTATGactttgaatatttaattcaaatttaaaccaacaataataattatatctcAATTTAAGATACTAACTGACTTACGTAAAACCTAATTCTGTTTCtctatttaaattcaacatgttgtcatcatatataatatatcaaaatctaTCACCAAATCAAAATACTCTTAGAAAAGCAATACGTTTAAAATTAATGTACTAGCAAACGTCAAACTTTTTTTCAACTAGCAAATATGATGTAACATATTACCGCACATTTCTATGTGAACACAGTCGACAAGTAATTAAGAacgaaaaagtaataaaaaaaagtaaataattcgAATAATTTAAGTAttcataaaaacataatatataaacatgatttttaaCCTGAGTCATTGAGCTAAGTCAAAGGATTATGTTTGGATGGCTCAAATAGAAGAGAAGAACATTCCATTATCCGGTACCCGCCTTAAACCGCTGCACACTCTGTCATTTCTCCGGCGAGCAATTTTTCTCAATGAA encodes the following:
- the LOC101257347 gene encoding xyloglucan endotransglucosylase/hydrolase protein 9-like, with the translated sequence MQVLLRVIVGPVSWICCTVDNVVIMGAHFSKIEVAVQALILAPGVGVNFTDVFESSWAPDHIAVVGDEVTLSLDSASGCGFESRFKYLFGKASAQIKLVEGDSAGTVIAFYMSSEGANHDELDFEFLGNVSGEPYLVQTNIYVNGSGDREQRHGLWFDPTTDFHTYSFFWNHHSIIFSVDDIPIRVFKNKEKKGVPYPKNQGMGIYGSLWNADDWATQGGRVKTNWSHSPFVTTFRSFEIDACDLCGEDTIAAGAKCGKLAKFLWDKPSKNGLEKSKKRQFKMVQNKYLVYDYCKDTARFNQMPKECLY